A genomic window from Ascaphus truei isolate aAscTru1 chromosome 1, aAscTru1.hap1, whole genome shotgun sequence includes:
- the RPS23 gene encoding small ribosomal subunit protein uS12, whose protein sequence is MGKCRGLRTARKLRNHRREQKWHDKQYKKAHLGTALKANPFGGASHAKGIVLEKVGVEAKQPNSAIRKCVRVQLIKNGKKITAFVPNDGCLNFIEENDEVLVAGFGRAGHAVGDIPGVRFKVVKVANVSLLALYKGKKERPRS, encoded by the exons GCAAGTGCCGTGGTCTTCGTACAGCTAGAAAGCTCCGCAATCACCGTCGGGAGCAGAAATGGCATGACAAGCAGTACAAGAAGGCTCATTTGGGCACTGCCCTGAAGGCTAACCCCTTTGGAGGCGCTTCCCACGCTAAAGGAATTGTCCTGGAAAAAGT TGGTGTAGAGGCTAAGCAGCCGAACTCTGCTATTAGAAAATGCGTCAGGGTGCAGTTGATCAAAAACGGCAAGAAGATCACAGCTTTCGTACCAAACGACGGTTGCCTGAATTTTATTGAG GAAAACGATGAAGTTCTGGTTGCAGGTTTTGGACGTGCCGGTCATGCTGTTGGTGATATTCCTGGTGTCCGATTCAAGGTTGTCAAAGTAGCCAACGTTTCCCTGTTGGCCTTGTACAAAGGCAAGAAGGAGAGACCAAGGTCATAG